A single window of Anser cygnoides isolate HZ-2024a breed goose chromosome 12, Taihu_goose_T2T_genome, whole genome shotgun sequence DNA harbors:
- the SIAH1 gene encoding E3 ubiquitin-protein ligase SIAH1, whose protein sequence is MTVITQSCEGFDGCYTEMSRQTATALPTGTSKCTPSQRVPALTGTTASNNDLASLFECPVCFDYVLPPILQCQSGHLVCSNCRPKLTCCPTCRGPLGSIRNLAMEKVANSVLFPCKYASSGCEITLPHTEKADHEELCEFRPYSCPCPGASCKWQGSLDAVMPHLMHQHKSITTLQGEDIVFLATDINLPGAVDWVMMQSCFGFHFMLVLEKQEKYDGHQQFFAIVQLIGTRKQAENFAYRLELNGHRRRLTWEATPRSIHEGIATAIMNSDCLVFDTSIAQLFAENGNLGINVTISMC, encoded by the coding sequence AAATGAGCCGTCAGACTGCTACAGCACTACCTACAGGTACTTCAAAGTGTACGCCATCACAGAGGGTGCCTGCACTGACTGGCACTACAGCTTCCAATAATGACTTGGCTAGTCTCTTTGAGTGTCCTGTTTGTTTTGACTATGTGCTGCCACCAATTCTTCAGTGTCAGAGTGGCCATCTTGTTTGTAGCAACTGTCGCCCCAAACTTACGTGCTGTCCAACTTGCCGAGGCCCGCTGGGCTCCATTCGTAACCTGGCTATGGAGAAAGTTGCCAATTCTGTACTATTCCCATGTAAATATGCCTCTTCCGGATGTGAGATAACTTTGccacacacagaaaaagcagaccATGAGGAGCTGTGTGAGTTTAGGCCTTATTCCTGTCCATGTCCTGGTGCTTCATGTAAATGGCAAGGTTCTCTGGATGCTGTAATGCCACATCTGATGCATCAACATAAGTCAATTACTACACTTCAGGGAGAAGATATAGTGTTCCTTGCTACAGACATTAATCTTCCTGGTGCTGTTGACTGGGTTATGATGCAGTCTTGTTTTGGCTTTCATTTCATGTTAGTAttggagaaacaggaaaaatatgatGGTCACCAGCAGTTCTTTGCGATTGTACAGCTGATAGGAACACGCAAGCAAGCAGAAAACTTTGCTTATCGACTTGAGTTAAACGGTCATAGGCGGCGATTGACTTGGGAAGCAACTCCTCGATCTATCCATGAGGGAATTGCAACAGCCATTATGAATAGTGACTGTCTAGTCTTTGACACCAGCATTGCACAGCTCTTTGCAGAAAATGGCAATTTAGGCATCAATGTAACTATATCAATGTGTTGA